In one window of Arachis ipaensis cultivar K30076 chromosome B06, Araip1.1, whole genome shotgun sequence DNA:
- the LOC107645519 gene encoding U4/U6 small nuclear ribonucleoprotein PRP4-like protein, whose protein sequence is MEVDEENVPSNTASESAIGPSSDVSVNAATPPHPIQPIIPPPVIPLSAPVPPMAPIPTIPPPSIVPPIAPIPAPPVVRPLAPLPPRPPPIRPPVAQNGEVGSEDSDSDNDDAGGRVNQGAGEYEISEESRLVRERQEKAMQELMMKRRAAALAVPTNDMAVRARLRRLGEPITLFGEREMERRDRLRMIMAKLDADGQLEKLMKAHEDEETAATAGKDGDEEEIQYPFYTEGPKSLRDARIDIAKYSLVRAALRLQRARRRKDDPDEDVDAEMDWALKQAANLSLEFSEIGDDRPLSGCSFSRDGKSLATCSLTGAAKLWSMPKVIKSCTLKGHTERATDVAYSPVHNHLATASADRTAKYWNDQGSLLKTFEGHIDRLARIAFHPSGKYLGTASFDKTWRLWDIETGEELLLQEGHSRSVYGLAFHQDGSLAASCGLDALARVWDLRTGRSILALEGHVKPVLGISFSPNGYHLATGGEDNTCRIWDLRKKKSMYTIPAHSNLISQVKFEPQEGYFLVTASYDMTAKVWSARDFKPVKTLSGHEAKVTSVDVLGDGSYIATVSHDRTIKLWSTNMSSEQTMDVD, encoded by the exons atggaagTGGATGAAGAAAATGTTCCATCAAATACTGCTTCTGAATCCGCCATAGGACCTTCCTCTGATGTTTCCGTCAATGCTGCAACTCCACCACACCCAATTCAACCCATTATTCCACCACCCGTTATTCCTCTTTCTGCGCCTGTGCCACCTATGGCTCCAATTCCCACCATTCCTCCCCCTTCTATTGTGCCTCCCATAGCCCCAATTCCGGCCCCTCCTGTGGTGCGTCCATTGGCGCCGCTCCCTCCTCGCCCGCCGCCTATTAGACCACCTGTGGCGCAAAATGGCGAGGTTGGTTCGGAAGATTCTGATTCGGACAACGATGATGCCGGTGGGAGGGTTAACCAGGGTGCCGGGGAGTATGAGATATCGGAGGAGAGTAGGCTGGTGAGGGAGAGGCAGGAGAAAGCAATGCAGGAGCTCATGATGAAGAGGCGTGCCGCCGCTTTGGCTGTTCCGACCAATGACATGGCTGTGCGTGCTCGCCTTCGCCGGCTTGGTGAGCCCATAACTTTGTTTGGTGAGAGGGAGATGGAGAGGAGGGACAGGTTGAGGATGATTATGGCGAAGCTGGATGCCGATGGCCAGCTGGAGAAGCTGATGAAGGCTCATGAGGATGAAGAGACTGCGGCTACTGCCGGGAAGGATGGGGACGAGGAAGAGATACAGTATCCCTTTTACACCGAAGGGCCAAAGTCTCTCCGTGATGCTAGGATTGATATTGCTAAGTATTCTTTGGTTAGGGCAGCATTGCGTCTTCAACGTGCCCGGAGAAGAAAAGATGATCCGGATGAAGATGTGGATGCGGAGATGGATTGGGCATTAAAGCAGGCTGCTAATTTGAGTCTTGAATTCAGTGAAATCGGAGATGATCGACCGCTTTCTGGTTGCTCCTTCTCACGAGATGGAAAGTCGCTTGCTACTTG TTCTCTAACCGGAGCTGCCAAGTTGTGGAGCATGCCTAAAGTCATCAAATCTTGTACCTTAAAGGGACACACAGAGCGTGCGACTGATGTTGCTTATTCTCCTGTGCACAACCATTTAGCGACTGCATCTGCTGATCGGACCGCAAAATATTGGAATGACCAGGGATCTTTACTGAAGACATTCGAGGGTCATATTGACCGTCTTGCACGAATTGCTTTCCATCCATCAGGAAAGTACCTAGGCACTGCTAGCTTTGACAAGACATGGAGATTATGGGACATAGAAACAGGTGAGGAATTGCTTCTTCAAGAAGGTCACAGTAGGAGTGTATATGGTTTAGCTTTCCATCAAGATGGATCGTTAGCTGCATCTTGTGGACTGGATGCTTTGGCTCGTGTTTGGGATCTCCGAACTGGGCGAAGCATTCTTGCACTTGAAGGTCATGTCAAGCCG GTTCTTGGCATTAGCTTTTCACCTAATGGATATCATTTAGCCACAGGCGGTGAAGACAACACTTGTCGCATTTGGGATTTGAGAAAGAAGAAATCCATGTACACCATCCCTGCTCACTCCAACTTAATATCACAAGTTAAGTTTGAGCCTCAGGAAGGTTACTTTTTGGTAACTGCCTCATATGACATGACAGCTAAG GTGTGGTCAGCCCGTGATTTCAAGCCTGTGAAGACGCTATCTGGGCATGAAGCAAAAGTTACTTCTGTGGATGTTCTTGGTG ATGGCAGTTATATTGCTACTGTCTCACATGATCGTACCATAAAATTGTGGTCCACCAATATGAGTAGTGAACAAACTATGGATGTTGATTAG